One region of Anaeromyxobacter paludicola genomic DNA includes:
- a CDS encoding DUF6976 family protein, which translates to MPRRQLLEVGEVAALLGRDEPLLLAGDEALLRRLPPGRWIAGTIPYFMTEAGGVVDRERIFVEHLPPGVDCLGIRRYGEEEISRVYADLPEGALAAMIAPCWSRVHLAFALHAPRYPGFATAPLFGWIAGVHLSELGASAPRVFDGSAAEPLSDQAIVMQLSLAPGKVPDLGIVNVFERGDGPTLTFPETGFTAATVAVDGRPEPLVGYLERSGLDTRLPLVADYAGASINVSFQSVDRERGEVRFFAPVFAGVEYQHARPLPDSVRAFASALPTGLGRRVAFSCNCVLNYVNLELEGRRIGDVVGPMTFGEIAYQLLNQTLVYLCISEGD; encoded by the coding sequence ATGCCACGCCGGCAGCTGCTCGAGGTCGGGGAGGTCGCCGCGCTGCTCGGGCGCGACGAGCCGCTCCTGCTCGCCGGCGACGAGGCGCTCCTGCGCCGGCTGCCGCCGGGGCGCTGGATCGCGGGCACCATCCCCTACTTCATGACCGAGGCCGGCGGGGTGGTGGACCGGGAGCGGATCTTCGTGGAGCACCTGCCGCCCGGCGTGGACTGCCTCGGGATCCGCCGGTACGGCGAGGAGGAGATCTCGCGCGTCTACGCCGACCTGCCCGAGGGCGCGCTGGCCGCGATGATCGCCCCGTGCTGGAGCCGGGTCCACCTCGCCTTCGCGCTCCACGCCCCGCGCTACCCGGGGTTCGCGACCGCGCCGCTCTTCGGCTGGATCGCCGGCGTCCACCTGTCGGAGCTCGGCGCGTCCGCGCCGCGCGTCTTCGACGGCAGCGCCGCCGAGCCGCTGTCGGACCAGGCGATCGTGATGCAGCTCTCCCTCGCGCCGGGCAAGGTGCCCGACCTCGGCATCGTCAACGTCTTCGAGAGGGGGGACGGGCCGACCCTCACCTTCCCCGAGACCGGGTTCACGGCAGCGACGGTCGCGGTGGACGGCCGTCCGGAGCCGCTGGTCGGGTACCTGGAGCGGAGCGGGCTCGACACCCGGTTGCCCCTGGTGGCCGACTACGCCGGCGCCTCGATCAACGTCAGCTTCCAGTCGGTGGACCGGGAGCGCGGCGAGGTCCGCTTCTTCGCGCCGGTGTTCGCCGGGGTGGAGTACCAGCACGCGCGGCCGCTCCCCGACTCCGTCCGCGCCTTCGCCTCGGCGCTGCCCACCGGGCTGGGCCGGCGCGTCGCCTTCTCCTGCAACTGCGTCCTGAACTACGTGAACCTGGAGCTCGAGGGCCGGCGCATCGGCGACGTGGTGGGCCCGATGACCTTCGGCGAGATCGCCTACCAGCTCCTCAACCAGACCCTGGTCTACCTCTGCATCTCGGAGGGCGACTGA
- a CDS encoding OPT family oligopeptide transporter, with product MSDPRHTSSPTSDPLASGVAEAAAARPAAAAFKPYVAADRTLPELTLKAVVAGACFGILFGAATVYLALKAGLTVSASIPVAVIAISLGRKFLKTTILENNIIQTAGSAGESIAAGVVFTLPGFLFLSADPATGSSIGAGYFSYVTLFALALVGGILGVLMMIPLRRSLIVKEHGQLTYPEGAACASVLIAGDKGGDFARTAFQGVGFALGYAVLQKVFHVIAEVPAYVTRQANKWLPSATVNGEITPEYLGVGYIIGPRIAGVLVAGGVLAWLGLIPLLAVLVPGDAIATQLPKVGYQPAQFGWDPATHAFASTARAVYYAYIRQVGAGAVAAGGFITLLKTAPTIWSSLRDGLKSMGDKTAAASVSRTERDLSFGTVIAGSLGLVVLLTLLPQVPGRTLLNKVFIAVLIIAFGFIFVTVSSRIVGIIGSSSNPISGMTIATLMATAMVFVGLGWTGSAYEPMALVVGGMVCIAAANAGATSQDLKTGFLVGATPRYQQLALFVGAIVSALVIGVTVKVLDTPTGDLARQGVVHMIGTDKFPAPQATLMATLIKGLLSLNLDWTFVLVGAFFAITMELCEVKSLSFAVGLYLPLSTTLPIFAGGAIKGIVDWAAARKGEPAEEGELGGGSLFATGLVAGGALAGVVVALLQVNDNVDAFMNRVLNLQPALERALGQGGYQVLGVGAFALLGAILFRVARRSSSRSA from the coding sequence ATGAGCGACCCGCGCCACACCTCCTCCCCCACCTCCGATCCGCTCGCGAGCGGCGTCGCCGAGGCGGCCGCCGCCAGGCCGGCCGCCGCCGCCTTCAAGCCCTACGTGGCCGCCGACCGGACCCTGCCCGAGCTCACCCTGAAGGCGGTGGTGGCCGGGGCCTGCTTCGGCATCCTCTTCGGCGCGGCGACCGTGTACCTCGCGCTCAAGGCCGGCCTCACCGTGTCGGCCTCGATCCCGGTCGCGGTGATCGCCATCTCGCTCGGCCGCAAGTTCCTCAAGACCACCATCCTCGAGAACAACATCATCCAGACCGCCGGCTCGGCCGGCGAGTCGATCGCGGCCGGCGTGGTCTTCACGCTCCCCGGGTTCCTGTTCCTCTCGGCCGACCCGGCCACCGGCTCCTCCATCGGCGCCGGCTACTTCAGCTACGTCACGCTCTTCGCGCTGGCGCTGGTGGGCGGCATCCTCGGCGTGCTGATGATGATCCCGCTGCGCCGGTCGCTCATCGTGAAGGAGCACGGGCAGCTCACCTACCCCGAGGGCGCCGCCTGCGCCTCGGTGCTCATCGCCGGCGACAAGGGCGGCGACTTCGCCCGCACCGCCTTCCAGGGCGTCGGGTTCGCGCTCGGCTACGCCGTGCTGCAGAAGGTCTTCCACGTCATCGCCGAGGTGCCGGCCTACGTCACCCGGCAGGCGAACAAGTGGCTCCCCTCCGCCACCGTGAACGGCGAGATCACCCCCGAGTACCTGGGCGTGGGCTACATCATCGGCCCGCGCATCGCCGGCGTGCTGGTCGCGGGCGGCGTGCTCGCCTGGCTCGGCCTCATCCCGCTGCTCGCGGTGCTGGTCCCGGGCGACGCCATCGCCACCCAGCTCCCCAAGGTCGGCTACCAGCCGGCGCAGTTCGGCTGGGATCCCGCCACCCACGCCTTCGCGAGCACCGCCCGCGCCGTCTACTACGCGTACATCCGCCAGGTCGGCGCCGGCGCGGTGGCGGCGGGCGGCTTCATCACCCTGCTCAAGACCGCCCCCACCATCTGGTCCTCGCTGCGCGACGGGCTCAAGTCCATGGGCGACAAGACCGCCGCCGCGTCGGTCTCGCGCACCGAGCGCGACCTCTCCTTCGGCACCGTCATCGCCGGCAGCCTCGGCCTGGTGGTGCTGCTCACCCTGCTGCCGCAGGTCCCGGGCCGGACCCTCCTCAACAAGGTCTTCATCGCCGTCCTGATCATCGCCTTCGGCTTCATCTTCGTGACCGTCTCCTCGCGCATCGTCGGCATCATCGGGTCGTCGTCGAACCCGATCTCGGGCATGACCATCGCGACGCTGATGGCGACCGCCATGGTCTTCGTGGGCCTGGGCTGGACCGGCAGCGCCTACGAGCCGATGGCGCTCGTGGTGGGCGGCATGGTCTGCATCGCCGCCGCCAACGCCGGCGCGACCAGCCAGGACCTCAAGACCGGCTTCCTGGTGGGCGCCACGCCGCGCTACCAGCAGCTCGCGCTCTTCGTGGGCGCCATCGTCTCGGCGCTGGTCATCGGCGTCACCGTGAAGGTGCTCGACACGCCGACCGGCGACCTCGCCCGGCAGGGCGTGGTGCACATGATCGGCACCGACAAGTTCCCGGCCCCGCAGGCGACGCTCATGGCCACGCTCATCAAGGGGCTCCTCTCCCTCAACCTCGACTGGACCTTCGTCCTGGTCGGCGCCTTCTTCGCCATCACCATGGAGCTCTGCGAGGTGAAGTCGCTCTCCTTCGCGGTCGGCCTCTACCTGCCGCTCTCCACCACGCTCCCCATCTTCGCGGGCGGCGCGATCAAGGGGATCGTGGACTGGGCCGCCGCGCGCAAGGGCGAGCCGGCGGAGGAGGGGGAGCTCGGCGGCGGCAGCCTCTTCGCGACCGGCCTCGTGGCCGGCGGCGCGCTCGCCGGCGTGGTGGTGGCGCTGCTCCAGGTGAACGACAACGTGGACGCGTTCATGAACCGCGTGCTCAACCTCCAGCCGGCGCTCGAGCGCGCGCTCGGGCAGGGCGGCTACCAGGTCCTCGGCGTCGGCGCCTTCGCCCTGCTCGGGGCGATCCTCTTCCGGGTGGCGCGCCGCTCCTCGAGCAGGTCGGCGTGA
- a CDS encoding pyridoxal phosphate-dependent decarboxylase family protein produces the protein MADPFARFEADAHAAVEALARYLRESAEGRGPVLSQPPLRELAAGLEVARWIREGGLSGAPFREFLARYLGATTRLHHPGYFAHQVAVPEPLGAVGSLVDGVTGNAMAIYEMGPAAAAIEFAVLDWMLAKVGFTPAPLPPAPPSPAPHGGGVLTHGGSLANLTALAAARARAAPSAWRDGVGARLAVLAPEAAHYSISRAVGILGLGQGALRAAPCDADGRLVPDRLPAALDALRDEGRAVMAVVASACSTAAGLYDPLREVGALCRERGLWLHVDGAHGASALLSERLRHRLDGIALADSVVWDAHKMLRTPTVCAAVLVRDHRTLDGAFQQDASYLFHEKDEPGFDFLHRTVECTKAALGLRLFLALAAEGEGALARYVERQTALAAEAAALLARTPGFEVAVAPESNIVCFRVAGSDERQLELRRRLLAQGRHYVSSTLFRGRRWLRLALMNPATRLEDVAAMADELRALLGAAEGGAC, from the coding sequence ATGGCCGACCCGTTCGCGCGCTTCGAGGCCGACGCCCACGCCGCCGTCGAGGCGCTCGCCCGTTACCTGCGCGAGTCCGCCGAGGGCCGGGGGCCCGTGCTCTCGCAGCCGCCCCTGCGCGAGCTCGCGGCCGGCCTCGAGGTGGCCCGCTGGATCCGGGAGGGAGGGCTCTCCGGCGCGCCCTTCCGGGAGTTCCTCGCGCGCTACCTCGGCGCCACCACGCGGCTGCACCACCCGGGCTACTTCGCCCACCAGGTGGCGGTGCCCGAGCCGCTCGGCGCCGTGGGCTCGCTCGTGGACGGCGTCACCGGCAACGCGATGGCGATCTACGAGATGGGGCCGGCCGCGGCGGCCATCGAGTTCGCCGTCCTCGACTGGATGCTCGCCAAGGTCGGCTTCACGCCGGCGCCCCTGCCCCCCGCGCCGCCCTCCCCGGCGCCGCACGGCGGGGGCGTCCTCACCCACGGCGGCTCCCTCGCGAACCTCACCGCGCTCGCCGCCGCCCGCGCCCGCGCCGCCCCGTCGGCCTGGCGCGACGGCGTGGGCGCCCGCCTCGCCGTGCTGGCGCCGGAGGCGGCGCACTACTCCATCAGCCGGGCGGTGGGGATCCTCGGCCTGGGCCAGGGCGCCCTCCGCGCCGCCCCCTGCGACGCCGACGGCCGGCTCGTGCCCGACCGGCTCCCGGCCGCCCTCGACGCCCTCCGCGACGAGGGGCGCGCCGTCATGGCGGTGGTGGCGAGCGCGTGCAGCACCGCGGCCGGGCTCTACGACCCCCTGCGCGAGGTGGGCGCGCTCTGCCGCGAGCGCGGCCTCTGGCTCCACGTGGACGGCGCGCACGGCGCCTCGGCGCTCCTCTCCGAGCGGCTGCGCCACCGGCTCGACGGGATCGCGCTCGCCGACTCGGTGGTCTGGGACGCGCACAAGATGCTGCGCACGCCGACCGTCTGCGCGGCGGTGCTGGTGCGCGACCACCGGACCCTCGACGGCGCCTTCCAGCAGGACGCGAGCTACCTCTTCCACGAGAAGGACGAGCCCGGCTTCGACTTCCTCCACCGCACCGTGGAGTGCACCAAGGCGGCGCTCGGGCTGCGGCTGTTCCTCGCGCTCGCCGCCGAGGGCGAGGGGGCGCTGGCGCGCTACGTGGAGCGGCAGACCGCGCTCGCCGCCGAGGCGGCGGCGCTCCTCGCGCGCACCCCCGGCTTCGAGGTGGCGGTGGCGCCGGAGAGCAACATCGTCTGCTTCCGGGTGGCCGGGAGCGACGAGCGGCAGCTCGAGCTCCGGCGGCGGCTCCTCGCGCAGGGGCGCCACTACGTCTCGAGCACCCTGTTCCGCGGCCGGCGCTGGCTCCGGCTCGCGCTCATGAACCCCGCCACGCGCCTCGAGGACGTGGCGGCCATGGCGGACGAGCTCCGCGCCCTCCTCGGCGCGGCGGAGGGCGGCGCATGCTGA
- a CDS encoding hybrid sensor histidine kinase/response regulator produces the protein MTSAAAATAPRCARASLIPLALTGAAWLAAAAVGPRAAGLRLLLFVPPALVAAYLGGLWPGLLAAALSGLACAAAWLLLPGANFDPVALAGLVLVGLTSAWVVHASRRKRAAGPEAPRAGSLLGRQLRLTALEAQATRFQRFARDAPIGIAFLDGAGGLEFANDEYLRILGRSRAELEAERFRLQRGPAPEWAQPGLGPRHERWHVRPDGTRVPVLVGSTRQADGVAVFVLDLTAEKEARRALEESEARYRTLAGELESVDRRKDEFLSVLSHELRNPLAPIRNAVYLLNRGAAADPARLERMLGVIDRQVEHLARMVDDLLDVTRITRGRVELRREPLELGALVRRAGEDHRAMAEQAGLELRIEAPGEPLWVDADPTRIAQIAGNLLQNAVKFSKSGGAVTLSLARAGDGAELRVRDTGAGIEPELLARVFQPFVQAERTLARSAGGLGLGLALVKGLAEMHGGRVAAASAGPGMGAEFTVWLPLSAPAAARAEAALADTAAPRRLRVLVVEDNRDVADSLVELVEAFGHEVRLAHAGPDALAEARAAPPDVLLCDIGLPGMSGYEVASAFRADPALRGARLVAVSGYAQPEDRRRAAEAGFDEHVAKPPDPAALERLLARVAASREPARA, from the coding sequence ATGACGTCCGCCGCCGCCGCCACCGCGCCCCGATGCGCGAGAGCGTCCCTGATCCCGCTCGCGCTCACCGGCGCCGCCTGGCTCGCCGCGGCCGCCGTCGGGCCCCGGGCGGCCGGGCTCAGGCTCCTGCTGTTCGTCCCGCCGGCCCTGGTGGCCGCGTACCTCGGGGGGCTGTGGCCCGGGCTCCTGGCGGCCGCCCTCTCGGGGCTGGCCTGCGCCGCGGCCTGGCTGCTGCTCCCCGGCGCGAACTTCGATCCGGTGGCGCTGGCCGGGCTGGTCCTCGTCGGCCTGACCTCGGCCTGGGTGGTGCACGCCTCGCGGCGCAAGCGGGCGGCGGGGCCGGAGGCTCCGCGGGCGGGCAGCCTGCTCGGGCGGCAGCTCCGGCTGACCGCGCTCGAGGCGCAGGCGACGCGGTTCCAGCGCTTCGCGCGCGACGCGCCCATCGGCATCGCCTTCCTCGACGGCGCCGGCGGGCTCGAGTTCGCCAACGACGAGTACCTGCGCATCCTGGGCCGCTCGCGCGCGGAGCTCGAGGCGGAGCGCTTCCGGCTCCAGCGCGGCCCGGCGCCGGAGTGGGCGCAGCCAGGGCTCGGCCCGCGCCACGAGCGCTGGCACGTGCGGCCAGACGGCACGCGGGTGCCGGTGCTGGTCGGGAGCACGCGTCAGGCCGACGGGGTGGCGGTCTTCGTGCTCGACCTCACGGCCGAGAAGGAGGCGCGGCGCGCCCTCGAGGAGAGCGAGGCGCGCTACCGCACGCTGGCCGGAGAGCTGGAGAGCGTGGATCGGCGCAAGGACGAGTTCCTGAGCGTCCTCTCGCACGAGCTGCGCAACCCGCTCGCGCCCATCCGAAACGCGGTCTACCTGCTGAACCGCGGCGCCGCCGCCGATCCCGCCCGCCTGGAGCGGATGCTCGGGGTGATCGATCGGCAGGTGGAGCACCTCGCGCGCATGGTGGACGACCTGCTCGACGTGACGCGCATCACCCGGGGACGGGTCGAGCTCCGCCGGGAGCCGCTCGAGCTCGGCGCGCTGGTGCGCCGCGCCGGGGAGGACCACCGGGCCATGGCCGAGCAGGCCGGCCTCGAGCTCCGGATCGAGGCGCCCGGCGAGCCGCTGTGGGTGGACGCCGATCCGACCCGCATCGCCCAGATCGCGGGCAACCTGCTCCAGAACGCGGTCAAGTTCTCGAAGTCCGGCGGCGCGGTGACGCTGTCGCTGGCCCGGGCCGGCGACGGCGCCGAGCTCCGGGTCCGCGACACCGGGGCGGGCATCGAGCCCGAGCTGCTGGCGCGGGTGTTCCAGCCGTTCGTCCAGGCGGAGCGGACCCTGGCGCGCTCGGCGGGTGGGCTGGGGCTCGGCCTCGCGCTCGTGAAGGGGCTCGCCGAGATGCACGGGGGCAGGGTCGCGGCCGCCAGCGCCGGGCCGGGGATGGGCGCGGAGTTCACGGTCTGGCTGCCGCTGTCCGCGCCGGCCGCCGCCCGGGCGGAGGCGGCGCTGGCGGACACCGCGGCGCCGCGCCGGCTGCGCGTGCTGGTGGTCGAGGACAACCGGGACGTGGCGGACTCGCTCGTGGAGCTGGTGGAGGCCTTCGGACACGAGGTCCGGCTGGCCCACGCCGGTCCGGACGCGCTGGCCGAGGCGCGCGCGGCGCCGCCCGACGTCTTGCTCTGCGACATCGGGCTGCCGGGGATGAGCGGGTACGAGGTGGCGAGCGCGTTCCGGGCGGACCCGGCGCTCCGCGGCGCCCGGCTGGTGGCGGTGAGCGGCTACGCCCAGCCGGAGGACCGGCGCCGGGCGGCCGAGGCCGGCTTCGACGAGCACGTGGCCAAGCCGCCCGATCCCGCCGCGCTCGAGCGGCTGCTGGCGCGGGTGGCGGCGAGCCGGGAGCCCGCGCGCGCCTAG
- a CDS encoding DMT family transporter, giving the protein MILAALWGGSFLFMRVAAPELGPVTLAGLRLGIAALVIVPLLAATRGFGDLRGRLWPVLVVGALNSALPFCLLTYATLSVTAGFASILNATTPLWGGLVAHFWLRDRLDRSRAAGLAVGFAGVAFLVWGRASFKPGGAGLAVVAALLATLSYGVAASFTKRRLAGVNSLAVAAGSQAAAALLLLPAALWAWPAHPVSARAWISVTLLAVLCTAFAYVLFFRLIAHVGPARAVSVTFLIPPFAVLWGAVFLGEPLTSRMVLGSAVIFTGTALATGLARLPGREAATPARAG; this is encoded by the coding sequence GTGATCCTCGCCGCCCTCTGGGGCGGGTCGTTCCTCTTCATGCGGGTGGCCGCCCCGGAGCTCGGGCCGGTGACGCTCGCGGGCCTGCGGCTCGGGATCGCCGCCCTCGTCATCGTGCCGCTGCTCGCGGCCACCCGCGGCTTCGGCGATCTGCGGGGGCGGCTCTGGCCGGTGCTGGTGGTGGGCGCGCTCAACTCGGCGCTCCCGTTCTGCCTGCTCACCTACGCCACCCTCTCGGTGACGGCCGGGTTCGCCTCCATCCTCAACGCCACCACGCCGCTCTGGGGCGGGCTCGTGGCCCACTTCTGGCTGCGCGACCGGCTCGACCGGAGCCGCGCCGCCGGCCTCGCGGTCGGGTTCGCCGGGGTTGCCTTCCTGGTCTGGGGGCGGGCCTCGTTCAAGCCCGGGGGCGCCGGGCTGGCGGTGGTGGCGGCGCTCCTCGCCACGCTCTCCTACGGCGTGGCGGCGAGCTTCACCAAGCGGCGGCTCGCCGGCGTGAACTCGCTCGCGGTGGCCGCCGGCAGCCAGGCCGCCGCCGCGCTCCTGCTCCTGCCGGCGGCGCTCTGGGCCTGGCCGGCGCACCCGGTCTCGGCGCGGGCCTGGATCTCGGTGACGCTCCTCGCCGTGCTCTGCACCGCCTTCGCGTACGTGCTCTTCTTCCGGCTCATCGCCCACGTGGGACCGGCCCGGGCCGTCTCGGTGACCTTCCTCATCCCCCCCTTCGCGGTGCTCTGGGGCGCGGTCTTCCTCGGCGAGCCGCTCACCTCCCGGATGGTCCTCGGGTCGGCGGTGATCTTCACCGGCACGGCGCTCGCCACCGGGCTCGCGCGGCTGCCGGGGAGAGAGGCGGCGACGCCGGCGCGGGCGGGGTGA
- the ppnP gene encoding pyrimidine/purine nucleoside phosphorylase: MLKHNVYFDGLVQSLGYERLGQRQTIGVISPGEFHFGTDAAERVTLVSGELFVRPPGEASWQLYPAGTTFEVAGKSGFDVKALGPVAYLCEYL, translated from the coding sequence ATGCTGAAGCACAACGTCTACTTCGACGGGCTGGTGCAGAGCCTCGGCTACGAGCGGCTCGGCCAGCGGCAGACCATCGGCGTCATCTCGCCGGGCGAGTTCCACTTCGGCACCGACGCCGCCGAGCGGGTGACGCTCGTGTCGGGCGAGCTCTTCGTGCGCCCGCCGGGCGAGGCGAGCTGGCAGCTCTACCCGGCCGGCACCACCTTCGAGGTGGCCGGCAAGAGCGGCTTCGACGTGAAGGCGCTCGGGCCGGTCGCCTACCTCTGCGAGTACCTGTAG
- a CDS encoding PAS domain-containing hybrid sensor histidine kinase/response regulator — translation MPGHDTISPRSRREADAAPAPERPGGAAPEAVDSGSLLRAISDSSDDVIYAKDRAGRLRFANPATLALIGKPLEAALGKTDAELLDDAEAARRVMENDRRIMETGATEELLEEVPLPDGTRRLWLSQKRPWRDASGRIVGLFGISRDVTARKQDEEALRESEARYRSLFANMTEGFTLGETILDERGVPVDFRLLEVNEAFERQSGLSRERALAGTIREVLPQIEQSWIDTYGRVALTGQPVRFRMYNRDLDRHFNVSCYCPSPGRFAVLFSDETERVRAEEALREADRRKDHFLGVLSHELRNPLAPIRNSVFLLRRAPPGGEQSRRAVDVIGRQVEHLTRLVDDLLDVSRIVHGKVSLRRERLDLVEVARRSAEDLRAVFEERGLALEVRLPAEPLWMHADPTRLAQLVGNLLQNAAKFTPAGGRVGLTVTGGAQQAALAVSDTGVGIAPELLGRVFEPFVQAEEALAQGRAGLGLGLALVKGLAELHGGTASASSEGPGRGSTFRVELPLEPPGEAGARSREASQVRALLGRRVLVVDDNVDAAESLAELLVLFGHQVEVAFDGPSAIEKARARPPEAVLCDLGLPGMSGYEVARALRRECGDRTRLIALSGYAQPGDLQRSAEAGFDAHLSKPADPADIERLLA, via the coding sequence TTGCCGGGCCACGACACCATCTCCCCGCGCTCGCGACGCGAGGCCGACGCCGCGCCCGCCCCGGAACGCCCTGGCGGCGCCGCGCCCGAGGCCGTGGACAGCGGCTCGCTCCTCCGCGCCATCAGCGACTCCTCGGACGACGTCATCTACGCCAAGGATCGCGCCGGCCGGCTCCGGTTCGCGAACCCCGCCACGCTCGCCCTCATCGGCAAGCCGCTCGAGGCGGCGCTCGGCAAGACCGACGCCGAGCTCCTCGACGACGCCGAGGCGGCGCGGCGGGTGATGGAGAACGACCGCCGGATCATGGAGACCGGCGCGACCGAGGAGCTGCTCGAGGAGGTCCCGCTGCCGGACGGCACGCGCCGCCTCTGGCTCTCCCAGAAGCGCCCCTGGCGCGACGCGAGCGGCCGGATCGTCGGCCTGTTCGGCATCTCGCGCGACGTCACCGCCCGGAAGCAGGACGAGGAGGCGCTGCGGGAGAGCGAGGCGCGCTACCGGTCGCTCTTCGCCAACATGACCGAGGGGTTCACGCTCGGGGAGACGATCCTCGACGAGCGCGGGGTGCCGGTGGACTTCCGGCTGCTCGAGGTGAACGAGGCCTTCGAGCGGCAGTCCGGGCTCTCGCGGGAGCGGGCGCTCGCGGGCACCATCCGCGAGGTGCTCCCCCAGATCGAGCAGAGCTGGATCGACACCTACGGCCGCGTGGCGCTCACCGGCCAGCCGGTCCGGTTCCGGATGTACAACCGCGACCTCGACCGGCACTTCAACGTGAGCTGCTACTGCCCGTCCCCGGGCCGCTTCGCCGTCCTCTTCAGCGACGAGACCGAGCGCGTCCGCGCCGAGGAGGCGCTGCGCGAGGCCGACCGCCGGAAGGACCACTTCCTGGGCGTGCTCTCGCACGAGCTGCGCAACCCGCTCGCGCCGATCCGCAACTCGGTGTTCCTCCTGCGGCGCGCCCCGCCCGGCGGCGAGCAGTCGCGCCGCGCCGTGGACGTCATCGGGCGGCAGGTGGAGCACCTCACCCGCCTCGTGGACGACCTGCTCGACGTGAGCCGCATCGTGCACGGGAAGGTGAGCCTGCGGCGGGAGCGGCTCGACCTGGTGGAGGTGGCCCGGCGGAGCGCCGAGGACCTGCGCGCGGTCTTCGAGGAGCGGGGGCTGGCGCTCGAGGTGCGGCTGCCCGCCGAGCCGCTCTGGATGCACGCCGACCCGACCCGGCTCGCCCAGCTCGTCGGGAACCTGCTCCAGAACGCGGCCAAGTTCACGCCGGCCGGCGGCCGCGTCGGGCTCACGGTCACGGGCGGCGCGCAGCAGGCGGCGCTCGCGGTCAGCGACACCGGCGTGGGGATCGCGCCGGAGCTCCTGGGGCGCGTCTTCGAGCCCTTCGTCCAGGCCGAGGAGGCGCTGGCGCAGGGGCGCGCCGGGCTGGGGCTCGGGCTCGCCCTCGTGAAGGGGCTCGCCGAGCTGCACGGCGGGACCGCCTCCGCCTCCAGCGAGGGTCCGGGGCGCGGCAGCACCTTCCGCGTGGAGCTGCCGCTCGAGCCGCCGGGCGAGGCGGGAGCGCGCTCGCGGGAGGCGTCGCAGGTGCGGGCGCTGCTCGGCCGCCGGGTGCTGGTGGTGGACGACAACGTGGACGCGGCGGAGTCGCTGGCGGAGCTGCTGGTGCTCTTCGGCCACCAGGTGGAGGTGGCCTTCGACGGGCCGAGCGCCATCGAGAAGGCGCGCGCCCGCCCGCCCGAGGCGGTCCTCTGCGACCTCGGGCTGCCCGGGATGAGCGGCTACGAGGTGGCGCGGGCGCTGCGGCGCGAGTGCGGCGATCGGACCCGGCTCATCGCGCTCTCCGGCTACGCCCAGCCCGGCGACCTGCAGCGCTCGGCCGAGGCGGGCTTCGACGCCCACCTCTCGAAGCCGGCCGACCCGGCCGACATCGAGCGGCTGCTGGCGTAG
- a CDS encoding CoA-binding protein: MADWRENLIDTDEGIGALLASVKRVAVLGIKTEVAAGQPAHDVPAVLQARGVEIVPVPVYYPEATEILGEKVYRRVADVPGDLDVVDVFRRPADIPAHVDDLLAKRPRAVWFQLGIRNDAAAERLARAGIRVVQDRCLKVEWARHRG; this comes from the coding sequence ATGGCCGACTGGCGCGAGAACCTGATCGACACGGACGAGGGGATCGGCGCGCTGCTCGCTTCGGTGAAGCGGGTGGCGGTGCTGGGGATCAAGACCGAGGTGGCGGCGGGGCAGCCGGCCCACGACGTGCCGGCGGTGCTGCAGGCGCGCGGGGTCGAGATCGTCCCGGTGCCGGTCTACTACCCCGAGGCGACGGAGATCCTGGGCGAGAAGGTCTACCGGAGGGTGGCGGACGTGCCCGGGGACCTCGACGTCGTCGACGTCTTCCGCCGCCCGGCCGACATCCCGGCGCACGTGGACGACCTGCTCGCGAAGCGGCCGCGGGCGGTCTGGTTCCAGCTCGGGATCAGGAACGACGCGGCGGCCGAGCGGCTCGCCCGCGCCGGCATCCGCGTCGTGCAGGATCGCTGCCTCAAGGTGGAGTGGGCGCGGCACCGCGGCTGA